The following proteins are encoded in a genomic region of Oncorhynchus gorbuscha isolate QuinsamMale2020 ecotype Even-year linkage group LG11, OgorEven_v1.0, whole genome shotgun sequence:
- the acsf2 gene encoding medium-chain acyl-CoA ligase ACSF2, mitochondrial encodes MFSRIAFGSQPLRSNVFFPKPVKLLQKPRTTFPSQGCCAVHVDSPPTIPTLTTSYAHGTSSKSLLFSTVGGSLQASAERFPDREAVVFLQDGVRKTFSQLQQDVDQAAAGLLALGLKRGDRLGMWGPNTYEWVLFQFASAKAGIILVSVNPAYQVQELEFALRKVGCNSIVCPTQFKTQKYCDMLRQICPEMDTAIPGSVKSARLPDLHTVIVTDSRQPGMYHLEDVMQAGSSQHMQQLEELQKKLSFDDPINIQFTSGTTGNPKGATLSHHNIVNNAYCIGMRLGYDWRSQVRVCLPVPMYHCFGSVGGGIVMATHGITLVSPSTGYDGRANLAAMESERCTFVYGTPTMYIDMLGQPDLAKFDLSSVEGGIMAGSPCPPEIVKKVISTMGIKEFVIAYGTTENSPVSFCGFPTDNLERKSETVGCIASHIEAKVVDPGSGQLVPLGISGELMIRGYCVMLEYWGDVAKTDECIAKDRWYKTGDIASLDKYGYCRIEGRIKDMIIRGGENIYPAEIEQFLHTHPKVQEAQVIGIKDERMGEEVCACLKLKVGQDCSAEDIKAYCKGKIAHFKIPRYVTFVNDYPLTVSGKIQKNKLRVQTEKSLGL; translated from the exons TGCAGTCCATGTGGACAGTCCACCCACTATCCCCACACTTACCACCAGCTATGCCCACGGCACCTCCTCCAAGTCTCTACTCTTCAGTACGGTTGGTGGGAGCCTCCAGGCTTCAGCTGAACGCTTTCCAGACCGGGAGGCTGTAGTGTTTCTACAGGACGGGGTCAGGAAGACCTTCTCACAGCTCCAGCAGGAT GTGGACCAGGCTGCTGCAGGCCTCCTGGCACTGGGACTGAAGAGGGGGGACCGACTGGGCATGTGGGGACCCAACACATATGAGTGGGTCCTGTTCCAGTTTGCCTCAGCCAAGGCTGGCATCATACTG GTGTCTGTGAACCCAGCCTATCAGGTGCAGGAGTTGGAGTTTGCTTTGAGGAAG GTTGGATGCAATTCCATTGTGTGCCCGACCCAGTTTAAGACCCAGAAGTACTGTGACATGCTCAGGCAGATCTGTCCAGAGATGGACACTGCTATCCCAGGATCGGTCAAGAGTGCCAG ACTCCCTGACCTCCACACAGTGATAGTGACAGACAGCCGGCAGCCGGGGATGTACCACCTAGAGGACGTAATGCAGGCAGGGAGCAGCCAGCACATGCAGCAGCTGGAGGAGCTGCAGAAGAAACTGTCCTTCGACGACCCCATCAATATTCAGTTCACATCG GGTACGACGGGGAACCCCAAAGGTGCCACCCTCTCCCACCACAACATCGTCAACAATGCCTACTGCATTGGCATGCGACTTGGATATGACTGGAGG TCTCAGGTACGCGTATGCCTGCCTGTGCCCATGTACCACTGCTTCGGCTCGGTgggtggtggcattgtcatggcCACGCATGGCATCACGTTGGTCTCTCCCTCCACCGGGTACGACGGACGTGCCAACCTGGCAGCTATGGAGAGTGAAAG gTGTACCTTTGTCTATGGCACTCCTACTATGTACATCGACATGCTGGGCCAGCCTGACTTGGCCAAGTTTGACTTGTCGTCagtggagggag GCATCATGGCTGGTTCCCCGTGTCCACCTGAAATAGTGAAGAAGGTTATTTCTACCATGGGCATTAAGGAGTTCGTA ATTGCCTATGGAACCACAGAGAACAGCCCTGTGTCATTCTGTGGCTTCCCAACAGACAATTTGGAGAGGAAGTCAGAGACTGTTGGGTGCATTGCCAGTCACATAGAG GCTAAGGTAGTTGACCCTGGCTCTGGTCAGCTCGTGCCTCTCGGGATATCAGGAGAGCTGATGATCAGGGGCTACTGTGTAATGTTGGAGTACTGGGGGGATGTCGCCAAGACAGACGAGTGCATTGCCAAAGACCGCTGGTATAAGACTGG TGACATCGCCAGCCTGGACAAGTATGGCTACTGTCGCATCGAGGGTCGAATCAAGGACATGATCATCCGAGGAGGGGAGAACATATACCCAGCTGAGATTGAGCAGTTCCTACACACCCACCCTAAAGTCCAGGAGGCACAG GTGATTGGAATAAAGGATGAGCGTATGGGAGAGGAGGTGTGTGCCTGCCTCAAGCTGAAGGTGGGACAGGATTGCAGTGCAGAGGACATTAAAGCTTACTGCAAGGGAAAG ATTGCTCATTTCAAGATCCCACGCTATGTAACATTTGTGAATGACTATCCGCTCACAGTTTCAGGAAAG ATCCAGAAGAACAAACTGCGTGTGCAGACTGAGAAGTCTCTGGGACTGTGA
- the chad gene encoding chondroadherin → MRCVSFLSVWPYLLVLGPVVWGAPSQCPALCHCHGDLQHVICDNVGIKNIPQVSEATRLLNLQRNNLGSLPTGSFASSKGLISLHMQHCQLREIGGQAFKGLKKLIYLYLSNNEITSIKPGAFEDLTELTYLYLDGNRISDLPKGIFSPMINLFILQLNDNKLRDIKPGTFAGAKDLRWLHMSGNEMSSLQPGSLDEVENLAILHLDRNRLSTYPSLAMSKLRVVEELSLAKNPLRSIPDNAFQSFGRYMEKLHLDGMGLEKFSDGAFNGMTAIKSLHLDNNKLKSLPKSLEFTSITNLTLANNPWSCTCTLAPLRKWMDSSRQRPDALCAAPSSQRGKQIRDSSAFSDCTVKTKRAKKGTRH, encoded by the exons ATGCGGTGTGTGAGCTTCCTCTCGGTCTGGCCATACCTGCTGGTCCTTGGCCCGGTGGTATGGGGCGCTCCCAGCCAGTGCCCGGCCCTGTGTCACTGCCACGGGGACCTGCAGCACGTCATCTGTGACAACGTGGGGATAAAGAATATTCCACAGGTGTCCGAGGCCACCCGTCTGCTCAATCTGCAGAGGAACAACCTGGGCAGCCTGCCCACCGGCTCCTTCGCCAGCAGCAAGGGTCTCATCTCGTTGCACATGCAGCACTGCCAGCTCCGCGAGATCGGCGGACAGGCCTTCAAGGGGCTCAAGAAGCTCATCTACCTCTACCTGTCCAACAATGAGATCACCAGCATCAAGCCGGGTGCCTTCGAGGACCTCACCGAGCTCACCTACCTCTACCTGGACGGCAACCGCATCAGCGACCTACCCAAGGGCATCTTCTCGCCCATGATCAACCTGTTCATCCTGCAGCTCAACGATAACAAGCTGCGCGACATCAAGCCAGGCACCTTCGCCGGAGCCAAGGACCTGCGCTGGCTGCACATGAGTGGCAATGAGATGAGCTCGCTGCAGCCGGGCTCTCTGGACGAAGTAGAGAACCTGGCCATCCTGCACCTTGACAGGAACAGGCTGTCCACTTACCCCAGTCTGGCCATGAGCAAGCTGAGAGTGGTGGAGGAACTGAGCCTGGCCAAGAACCCCCTGAGAAGCATCCCTGACAACGCCTTCCAGAGCTTCGGACGCTACATGGAGAAGCTGCACCTGGACGGCATGGGGCTGGAGAAG TTTTCTGACGGGGCGTTCAACGGCATGACGGCCATCAAGTCTCTGCACTTGGACAACAACAAGCTCAAGTCCCTGCCCAAGAGCCTGGAGTTCACCAGCATCACCAACCTCACGCTCGCCAACAACCCCTGGAGCTGCACCTGCACGCTAGCCCCTCTGCGCAA GTGGATGGATTCTAGCCGCCAGCGCCCTGATGCGCTCTGTGCCGCTCCGTCCTCACAGAGAGGAAAGCAGATCAGGGACAGCTCTGCCTTCAGCGACTGCACAGTTAAGACAAAGAGAGCCAAGAAGGGCACACGCCATTAA